A stretch of Nilaparvata lugens isolate BPH chromosome 12, ASM1435652v1, whole genome shotgun sequence DNA encodes these proteins:
- the LOC111055559 gene encoding probable protein phosphatase 2C T23F11.1, translating into MGQTLGEPVTAKKSSCCQNCDYKVGSSCMQGWRINMEDSHTHILSCPDDPQCAYFGVFDGHGGSTIAQYAGTNLHKYIMDRPEYREGNMEEALKQGFLDLDAAMRQDDLLKDLMAGSTAICVLIKNNTLYCANVGDSRAVASVRGETVALSYDHKPNNEDELRRITAAGGWVEYNRVKGNLALSRALGDFVFKKNKQKRPEEQIVSALPDVKIHTLTPDWEFVVIACDGIWDVMCNEEVTQFVRMRIAHGMEPEDICEELMTRCLAPDGQMGGLGCDNMTVVIVCLLHGQPYAKLATKCQLKPPNTSGPNLLDPNLLDPNRFPDL; encoded by the exons ATGGGTCAAACACTGGGTGAGCCAGTTACAGCTAAGAAATCGTCCTGCTGTCAAAACTGCGATTACAAAGTGGGATCAAGTTGTATGCAGGGATGGAGAATAAATATGGAGGATTCGCACACACATATTCTTTCCTGTCCAGATGATCCTCAGTGTGCATACTTTGGAGTATTTGATGGACATGGAG GAAGTACAATAGCTCAATACGCGGGAACAAATTTGCACAAATATATCATGGATCGACCGGAATATAGAGAGGGAAATATGGAAGAGGCGTTAAAACAG GGTTTTCTAGATTTGGATGCAGCAATGCGCCAAGATGACTTGCTCAAGGATCTGATGGCAGGAAGTACCGCCATTTGTGTTCTCATCAAAAACAACACTCTTTATTGT GCAAACGTGGGCGACTCGCGAGCAGTGGCGAGTGTTCGCGGCGAGACAGTGGCGCTATCCTACGACCACAAACCGAACAACGAGGACGAACTGCGTCGCATTACGGCGGCCGGCGGTTGGGTGGAGTACAACCGAGTCAAGGGCAACCTCGCCCTCTCCAGGGCACTCGGGGACTTTGTCTTCAAGAAGAACAAACAGAAAAGACCCGAGGAGCAGATTGTCTCAG CACTGCCGGATGTGAAAATACACACACTGACACCAGACTGGGAGTTCGTAGTGATCGCCTGTGATGGCATCTGGGATGTCATGTGCAATGAG GAAGTGACCCAGTTTGTGCGCATGCGCATAGCGCACGGCATGGAGCCGGAGGACATCTGCGAGGAGCTGATGACGCGGTGCCTGGCGCCCGACGGCCAGATGGGCGGACTCGGCTGTGACAACATGACCGTGGTCATTGTGTGTCTCCTGCATGGCCAGCCCTACGCCAAACTGGCCACCAAGTGTCAGCTCAAGCCGCCAAACACTTCAGGGCCCAACTTGCTTGATCCCAACTTGCTTGATCCTAACAGATTTCCTGATCTGTAA